From one Xiphophorus hellerii strain 12219 chromosome 18, Xiphophorus_hellerii-4.1, whole genome shotgun sequence genomic stretch:
- the akt2 gene encoding RAC-beta serine/threonine-protein kinase — protein MDEVTVVKEGWLHKRGEYIKTWRPRYFILKSDGSFIGYKDKPEVSSDLSLPPLNNFSVAECQLMKTERPKPNTFVIRCLQWTTVIERTFHVETNSEREEWMQVIQTVANSLKSQQQDEEPMEIKFGSPSDSSGAEEMEIAMCKSRSKVTMSDFDYLKLLGKGTFGKVILVKEKATGMYYAMKILRKEVIIAKDEVAHTVTESRVLQNTRHPFLTTLKYAFQTHDRLCFVMEYANGGELFFHLSRDRIFTEDRARFYGAEIVSALEYLHSRNVVYRDLKLENLMLDKDGHIKITDFGLCKEGITDGATMKTFCGTPEYLAPEVLEDNDYGRAVDWWGLGVVMYEMMCGRLPFYNQDHERLFELILMEEIRFPKTLAPEGKALLAGLLKKDPKQRLGGGPDDAKDVMTHKFFALINWQDVIEKKLIPPFKPQVTSETDTRYFDDEFTAQSITITPPDKYDSLDVEDSDQRTHFPQFSYSASIRE, from the exons ATGGATGAAGTCACTGTTGTTAAAGAAGGATGGCTCCACAAGAGAG GTGAATACATCAAAACATGGCGACCTCGCTACTTCATCCTGAAGAGCGATGGATCCTTTATCGGATACAAAGACAAGCCGGAGGTGTCCAGTGACCTCAGCCTCCCACCGCTCAACAACTTCTCCGTCGCAG AGTGCCAGCTGATGAAGACGGAGCGCCCCAAGCCCAACACATTTGTAATTCGATGTCTGCAGTGGACCACCGTTATAGAGCGGACTTTCCATGTGGAGACCAACAGCGAGAG GGAGGAATGGATGCAGGTGATCCAGACAGTAGCAAACAGCCTGAAGAGTCAGCAGCAGGATGAGGAGCCCATGGAGATCAAATTTGGCTCACCCAGCGACAGCAGCGGCGCAGAGGAGATGGAAATTGCTATGTGCAAATCCCGTTCAAAAGTG ACTATGAGTGACTTTGACTACCTGAAGCTGCTGGGCAAAGGGACGTTTGGAAAAGTGATCTTGGTTAAGGAGAAAGCTACAGGGATGTACTATGCCATGAAAATCCTCCGCAAAGAAGTCATCATTGCTAAA GATGAGGTGGCTCACACAGTTACAGAGAGCAGAGTTCTCCAAAACACACGGCATCCTTTTCTAACG ACACTAAAATATGCATTTCAAACACACGACCGGCTATGCTTCGTGATGGAGTATGCAAATGGAGGAGAA CTCTTCTTTCACTTATCCCGGGACAGAATATTCACAGAAGATAGAGCACGGTTCTATGGTGCAGAAATAGTATCAGCACTGGAGTATCTACACTCACGCAATGTCGTTTACAGGGACTTAAAG CTGGAGAACCTGATGTTGGACAAAGACGGCCACATAAAGATAACAGACTTTGGGCTGTGTAAGGAGGGAATTACAGACGGTGCCACCATGAAAACCTTTTGTGGAACTCCAGAGTACCTGGCGCCAGAG GTACTGGAGGACAACGACTATGGCCGTGCCGTGGACTGGTGGGGACTGGGAGTGGTGATGTATGAGATGATGTGTGGTCGGTTACCGTTCTACAACCAGGACCACGAGCGTCTGTTTGAGCTCATCCTCATGGAGGAGATCCGCTTCCCGAAGACCCTGGCGCCGGAGGGCAAGGCCCTGCTGGCAGGCCTGCTGAAAAAAGATCCCAAACAAAG ACTTGGAGGTGGACCAGACGATGCCAAAGATGTAATGACCCACAAGTTCTTTGCCTTGATAAACTGGCAGGACGTCATTGAAAAAAAA CTTATCCCACCCTTCAAGCCCCAAGTAACATCAGAGACAGACACCCGTTACTTCGATGATGAGTTCACAGCACAATCTATTACAATAACTCCTCCAGACAAGT ATGACAGCTTAGATGTTGAGGATTCAGATCAGCGTACACACTTCCCTCAGTTCTCATACTCTGCCAGCATACGGGAATGA